A region from the Hippoglossus hippoglossus isolate fHipHip1 chromosome 16, fHipHip1.pri, whole genome shotgun sequence genome encodes:
- the LOC117777344 gene encoding LOW QUALITY PROTEIN: fatty acid desaturase 2-like (The sequence of the model RefSeq protein was modified relative to this genomic sequence to represent the inferred CDS: inserted 1 base in 1 codon; deleted 4 bases in 3 codons; substituted 1 base at 1 genomic stop codon): MGGGGQLNKPGEPREPGEPGEPGRAGHLYTWEEVQSHSSRNDLLLVIERKVYSTTQWVKRHPGGFRVISHYAGQDATEAFIAFHPDLKCVQKILKPLPIGELAATEPSQDHNKNAALIQDFRTLRAQAESDGLFRAQPMFFCFQLGHTMLLESLAWLMIWHWGTNWILTCLCAVMLAVAQSQAGWLQHDCGHLXKFVIGHLKGFSANWWSHXHFQHHAKTNIFRKDPEINLVNFFVIGATQPVEYGIKKFTYIYMPYHRQHQYFFLVGPPLLIPFFFPIDQIRTILSRHDWVDLVWCMSFYLRYFCCYVPLYGLFGSVVLLSFVR; the protein is encoded by the exons atgGGTGGTGGAGGCCAGCTGAATAAACCAGGAGAGCCAAGGGAGCCAGGGGAGCCAGGGGAGCCAGGGAGAGCTGGACATCTTTACACCtgggaggaggtgcagagccacagcagcaggaacgACCTGTTGCTGGTCATAGAACGA AAGGTTTACAGCACCACACAGTGGGTAAAAAGACATCCAGGAGGGTTTCGTGTCATCAGCCACTATGCTGGACAGGACGCCACG GAGGCCTTTATTGCTTTTCATCCCGATCTTAAGTGTGTGCAAAAGATTCTGAAGCCTTTGCCGATTGGAGAACTGGCAGCAACAGAGCCCAGCCAGGACCACAACAAAAAC gcagCACTCATTCAGGATTTCCGCACTTTACGTGCGCAGGCAGAGAGCGATGGGTTGTTTCGTGCCCAGCCCATGTTCTTCTGCTTCCAGCTGGGTCACACCATGCTGCTGGAATCCCTCGCCTGGCTCATGATATGGCACTGGGGAACTAACTGGATACTGACGTGCCTCTGTGCAGTCATGTTGGCAGTTGCTCAG TCACAGGCTGGTTGGCTGCAGCATGACTGTGGACACC ACAAGTTTGTCATCGGTCATTTAA AAGGATTTTCTGCCAACTGGTGGAGTCATTGACATTTCCAGCATCACGCTAAAACCAACATCTTCAGAAAAGACCCTGAGATCAACTTGGTGAACTTCTTTGTAATTGGTGCCACTCAACCGGTGGAG TATGGTATAAAAAAGTtcaca tatatatatatgccCTATCATCGCCAACACCAGTACTTCTTTCTTG TAGGACCTCCACTGCTTATCccgtttttttttccaatc gACCAAATTCGCACCATACTCTCCCGCCATGACTGGGTG GATCTGGTTTGGTGCATGTCGTTCTATCTACGCTACTTCTGCTGTTACGTTCCCCTGTATGGTCTGTTTGGCTCAGTGGTGCTCCTCAGCTTCGTCAGGTAA